CAGGACGGCTATCCCCCTTCTCCTGATGATTGGAGGTTGCAGCCCTGCTGGTGATGATGAGTTTGGGCGACGCTTAACGGCGCCCTGTTGTCTCCGCGACTGGTTCTGAGGCATCCGCGGGAAGTGTTGGCACCGGAGGGGAAGCCGGTTGGGCAATTGATTTCATGGAGCTGCGCTTCTGCATCGATTGCTGAAACTGATCAAGTGCGACGGCGATAATAATGACCGCTCCCTTAATAATTTGCTGCCAGAACTGGGAGACCCCAACGAGCACAAGTCCGTCAACGAGGAACCCGATGACAAACGCCCCGATGAGCGTTCCTCTGATCGTGCCTCGTCCGCCGGACAGTGCAGCGCCTCCGATAACAGCAGCCGCGATCGCGTTGAGCTCAAAGAACTCGCCGGCGGCCGGGGTTGCCGACGACAGGTCCGCGGTGAGTAGGAGGCCAACGGCGGCTGCGCAGAGTCCCGACAGCACGTAGACGCGGGTCTGTACTTTCTTGACCGGTACTCCTGAGAGCTCGGCGGCCTTCTCGTTGCCGCCCGTCGCGTACAGCCATCGGCCGAAGGCCGTTTTGTTCAGCACAAGGGAGAATATAACGGCAAAGACGATCATCGCCCACACGGGCATTGGCAGGCCGAGCGGACTCGATTTCAGAAATTCAAGAAAGCCCGTGTTGCCAAGTTCTGGCGTGCCCCGCAACTTGGAGAAAGGCGTCCCATCGGTAATGAGCAGGGCCGCGCCTCTCGCGATGTAGAGCATTCCGAGCGTTGCGATAAACGGTGCGACCCTAAACCGAGCGATCAGCACACCATTGATATAGCCAACCAAAAGCCCGACTGCCAGTGAAATAACAATCACGACCCAAACCGCGGGGTACACAAACATGTTGAAGCTTGGGATCTCAAGGCCTTCGAGCAGCGAGCCCGCAACAACGCCAGAAAGCCCAAC
The window above is part of the Lysinibacter cavernae genome. Proteins encoded here:
- a CDS encoding ABC transporter permease encodes the protein MSTNVMTPRADATASTSKRGRINMNVVLIEGRALIALVLIVIIFSLLSPNFLGIDNLLVMTRHVAMNAILAIGMLLVVLNGGIDLSVGSTVGLSGVVAGSLLEGLEIPSFNMFVYPAVWVVIVISLAVGLLVGYINGVLIARFRVAPFIATLGMLYIARGAALLITDGTPFSKLRGTPELGNTGFLEFLKSSPLGLPMPVWAMIVFAVIFSLVLNKTAFGRWLYATGGNEKAAELSGVPVKKVQTRVYVLSGLCAAAVGLLLTADLSSATPAAGEFFELNAIAAAVIGGAALSGGRGTIRGTLIGAFVIGFLVDGLVLVGVSQFWQQIIKGAVIIIAVALDQFQQSMQKRSSMKSIAQPASPPVPTLPADASEPVAETTGRR